In Thermodesulfobacteriota bacterium, the DNA window GCCCTTCTTCACGGTGGACGGATTTTTAAGATTTTCGGCGGTAAGGATTCGGCTTTAAGGAGGCGAAGATGTCGGAGCGGAGAAGGATTGGCAGGAGGTACCTCATAGCCGAGGTGAAGGTGAATCCCCTTGACGGCAGGGAGCCGATGGGGGCCGAGGCCGTCGACATAAACAGGGGAGGCATGGGGGTCTACCTCCTTAACGAGGTAAGGGAGGGGGAGAAGGTCCTGGTGGAGGTGATCTTCGCTACCGAGGACGATACAAGGGTGACCGAGGAGATAAACGGCATAATACGGTGGGTCCACCCCGTGGGCGGGAACTACGCCGCCGGCATAAAGTTCGACGAGGCCGTTACGAAGAAGTACTACCCGGCCCTCTCGGCGTGCCTGGGGCGGGGGAAGACGGAGTGAACGTGCGGCGGAGCGGTGGAAGGAGGGTAGCGAGATGGAGGTAAGGAGCGAAGGCGAAAAATACAGGTGCAACGTCTGCGGCAACGAGGTGACGGTCACAAAGGCGGGCGGCGGAGAGCTTGTCTGCTGCGGCGAGCCCATGGAGCTTATAGAGGGGTAGGGAACCCCCGTAAGCCGTTCATAACGCTGAAAATCTTTTAGAAGCTTTTACCGGGAAAAGTTCGCGTACTCTTCCGGCACGTGAATATACCCGAACCCGATATACCCCCCCCGACCCCCCGCCTATAAAGCCGTCGCATGTGAGTAGATATTTGATGCCCGCCGGAGGGTCCGCGAGCGAGGGGAAGACAGATAGGGGGCCCCGGCAGAGAGAAAGCCCATGAACCCGGCCGCCCGGCCGGAACTTTTTTTTAGAGGAGGTTAGCCGTGAGCTTCGGAACCGTCGTGAACTGCATGGACGGCAGGACGCAACTGCCGGTAAACGAGTATATTAAAACCAACCACGGCGTCAGCTACGTGGATGCCATAACCGAGCCGGGCGTCGACGGGCTTATCGCCGAAAGCGGCGACAGCGAGCCGGTTATCGCCGCACTCAGGAAAAAGATCGAGATATCGGTCGGCCTCCACGGATCGAGTATCATCGGGGTCGCGGGACACCACGACTGCGACGGAAACCCGGTGGACGAGGAGACCCACGTGGAGAACATACGTGCCTCGGTTGAGAGGATAAAGGGCTGGTATCCGGATATGGAAGTCGTGGGGCTCTGGGTAGGTGAGGACTGGAAGGTCGAAAAGGTCGCCTGACCCGGTCAATCTAACAATGGACGCCAATGAACGCCAATGAACGCCAATGAACGCCAATGAACGGTAGGTCGGCTGAACGGTTTGATGTAGGGAACTAAGGAGTAGCCTCGGGTTCCCCCTCCCCCTCCCCCTCCGGCCCAACCACCATTGTGTCCGCTATGCTGTCGCCGAACCGTATCCCCTTATCATCGCTGTAGACGAGCGCCATCTCCGTGGCGACGATCGCCATGCCCGCGAGGAAGGCCAGGAGCTTCCCGATATACGGTATCCAGCCGAGAAGGATATAGGCCGCGACAAACGCGGCAAAGACCGAGTTCCTTATTATCGACTCCTTGAAGTCGCAGGACCGTCCTTCCCGGACGAGCGATACCACCCTGAGCCCCACGATCCTTTTCCCGAAGCTCCCCCCGCCCCGTCCCGCCCCGCCGCCCCTCAGGCCGTCGCATATCAAGATATAGGTGACGCCGGCCAGAGGGCCCACGAACGAGGGGAAGACAAATAAGGCCCCGGCAACGAGGAAGTCTATGAACTTGGCAAGGAACCTGTCGACGAGGTCCGCCTTGGGGTACGGTATGGGCTCGGCGCCTTCTTCCACGGCTTCTTCCCGCTCTTCAATCATCGGTCACCCCTTCTCGGCCTTTCTGGTAAAGAGTACGAACGCCATGGACGGCCTCTTGGACGAATCCCTCATGGCGAAGTTTATACCGTCGAGCGCCCACCCCTCCCGGACCTTTTCGTTTATCGTCCGTTCGAGTTCTTCGTCGGTGACGGTGCTGAGCTCGACGACCTTGTATTCCGTATATCCCACGTTAGCTCCCGGAGCCGGCCGCTTTCTTTTCTTTCTTCTTGTCGCGCGCCTCTTTGGCCGCGTCGCCGGGCTGGTAGGTGCAGAACGGCTCCTCGTCCATATAGTCGCCCGTAAAGGCCATGGCCCTGGCCCTGCACCCCCCGCAGACCGAGCGGTACTCGCAGTAGCCGCACCTGCCGTTATAGTCGTCCCAGGCGCGCATCTCCTTGAAGACCTCGGAAGAGTCCCATATTTTACTGAAGAGCTCCTTCCTTATATCCCCGCACTCGACTTCGAGGAAGCCGCATATCTGCACCTTGCCCATGTGCGAGACGAAGGCGAACGTCTGCCCGCCCATGCAGCCCTTGCTCATGGCGTCCATGCCGTGGGTCTCGGGCGTGACGGAGATCCCCTTCTCCCGCTCCTTCTGGCGGAAGATACGGTAGTAGTGCGGGGCGCAGGTGGGCTTGAACTGGAGCGGGACCTCTTCCCTCTTGTCGTAGAACCACGTAAGGGTCTTTTCGTAGTCTTCGGGGGATATCTCCTGGTCTTTCATCTCCGCGCCCCTGCCGGTCGGGACCAGAAGGAACGGGTGGTGGGCCTTCGCGCCGAGGCCTATGACGAGTTCGAGAATATCGGGGAGTTCGTGGAGGTTGTGCTTCGAGATGGTGGTGTTGACCTGGAAGTCGAGCCCCACCTTCTTTACGTTCTCTATGGCGGTCATCACACTCTGGAACGCCCCGGGCACCCGGCGGAAGTTGTCGTGGGTCTCGGCCGTGGCGCCGTCGAGGGAAAAGCTCACCCGCTGGATGCCGGCCTCTATCATCTTCTTAGCCGTCTCCTCGGTGACGAGCTCGCCGCAGGGGGCCATGACCATCCTGAGGCCCAGGTCCGTGCCGTGCCGTGCTATCTCCCAGATGTCGTCCCGGAGCATGGGTTCGCCGCCGGTCATTATCATTATGGGGCTGGAGAAGGACGCCACGTCGTCGAGGAATTTTTTACATTCCTCGGTGGTAAGCTCGTTCGGGTAGGGACCGAAGCGCGCGGCGGCGCGGCAGTGTATGCAGTCGAGGTTGCACGACCTCGTAAGCTCCCAGGCGATGAGCTTGGGCAGCCATTTTTTTCCATTCTTCCCACCTTTCCCGCCCTCTTTACCTTTGCCCTCCATCCCCGGCACTTCGTGGGGATGGCCTTTTGGCGCGCTTCCGTGCACTTTTATGGTCTCCTTATTATGAGTCGATCCGTTGACTATGGTTATGGGTCAGGGGTTAAACGTGCTCCCTATTTCCGCCCTTCCCGCAGCTCCACCAATATTATAACTACTACGAAGATCAGGACGGCTTCTATAGGATGTCCATAAAGCCAACGGAGAAAGTCCTGCATTTAACCACCCGGGATCCGTCATCTTATGGTTACGGACTCTTTACTTTGCCAGTATCTTTGCCGCGTCTTTCGCGAAGTAAGTGAGTATCATGTCGGCGCCGGCGCGTTTTATGGAGGTGAGCATTTCGAGCATGACCCTTTCTTCGTCTATCCAGCCCTTCTCGGCCGCGGCCTTGACCATGGAGAACTCGCCGCTTACGCTGTAGGCGGCCACCGGATAGCCGGTCTCCGTCTTTATCCTCTGGATTATGTCGAGGTAGGGGAGCGCGGGCTTGACCATGATTATGTCCGCACCCTCCTCGATATCGAGGGCCGCCTCTCTCATGGCCTCGTCGGTGTTCGGGGGGTCCATCTGGTAGCTCCTCCTGTCCCCGAACTCTGGGGTGGACTCGGCGGCCTCGCGGAAGGGGCCGTAGAAGGCGCTCGCGTACTTGGCCGCGTAGCTCATTATGGGCAGGTGGTCGAAGCCGTTCCCGTCGAGAGCGGCCCGTATTTTAACCACGCGGCCGTCCATCATGTCGGAGGGGGCCACTATGTCCGCGCCCGCCTCGGCGTGCGAGAGGGCTTCCCTCGCCAGCAGTTCGAGCGTGGCGTCGTTGTCCACGTCGTTATCTTTTATGATACCACAGTGCCCGTGGGAAGTGTATTCACACATACAGACGTCGGTTATTACCACGAGCTCCGGGCACCTGTCCTTTATGGCCTTTACGGCCTCCTGCACGGGCCCCTTCGGGTCGAAGGCCGAAGAGCCGGTCTCGTCCTTGGTTTCGGGTATGCCGAAGAGGATCACGGCCGGTATGCCGAGCTTCGCGGCCTCCGCAGCCTCGGCCGCGACCTTGTCCACCGAGAGCTGGAAGTGCCCCGGCATGGAGCCTATGGGCTTCTTGACCCCTTTACCGTATACGGCGAAGAGCGGGAGTATGAAGTCGTCGGGCGTTAAGACCGTCTCCCTCACCATGCGCCTGAGCGTCTCCGTCTTCCTGAGCCTCCTCGGCCTGTACTTAGGAAAGTTCATGGTGCCTTCCTTTCTTACGAGTCCCTGTCGCTTTTATAGTATTCCGCCATGGCCTCGGTGAGCGCCGAGACGGTGTACTCCCCGGGCATGATGTCCACCGCGAGGCCGAACCCCCTGGCGGTATCGGCCGTTATGGGGCCGATACACGCAATGCGCACCCCGCTTAAGAGTTCTCCGAGCTCTCCCTTTTTAAAGCCCTTTACGAAGTTCGTGACCGTGGAAGAAGAGGTGAAGGTCACGACGTCTATACCGCCTTCCTTGAGCATCTCCTTTATCCGTCCCGTCTCCTTCCTGGGCCTCAGGGTCCTGTAGGCGGTGGCCACGTCTATCCTTCCGCCGAGTCTTTTAATCTCCTCGGGCAGGAGTTCACGGGCCTTAAGCGCTCTCGGCAGGAGGAACTTTTTTCCTTTTATCCTGCGCCTTCCGAGGGCCTCGATTATTGCCTCGGCCCTGTACTCCCGCGGGGTGAGGTCTACCCTTATCCCGAGCCTCTTGACCGCATTTGCGGTCATGGGGCCTATGGCGCATATCCTGACACCCTTCAGCTCGCGCACGTCCTTACCGAGCTTTCCAAGTCTGTCGAAGAAGTATTTTACGGTGTTTACGCTCGTAAATATAGCCCAGTCGTACCCGCCAAGCCGCCCTATGGCGCGGTCGAGTTCCTTGTAGCTGGCGGGCGGGGCTATCTTTATAGTGGGGAAGTTTATCGCCTCGGCACCGGCCCTGTTAAGGAGGTGCGAGAAGGCGCCGGCCTGTTCGAGGGTGCGGGTTACGAGTACGTTCTTTCCGAAAAGCGGCTTCGTCTCGAACCAGTTGAAGCTCTTGCGCAGGTTCACCACGTTTCCGACCACGGTTATAACCGGCGGTTTCAACCCCTTTTCCCTTGAAAGCTCGACTATGTTGTCGAGCCTGCCGATGACGGTGGTCTGCTTCGCCATGGAGCCCCAGCGTATCATGGCCGTCGGGGTATCCGGGGCCTTGCCGTTATCCATGAGTTTTTTTATTATAGATGAGATGTTCTTCCATCCCATGAGGAAGACCAGCGTGCCTTCGCCCATGGAGAGCTTGTCCCACGCGATGGCGGATTTTTTCTTTCGTGGCGATTCCTGTCCCGTCAAGAAAGTAATGGAGGATGCGTGGTCTCTGTGGCTCAGGGGTATGCCGGCGTAGGCGGGTACGGCCGTGGCCGAGGTGACGCCGGGTACGACCTCGAACGGTATCCCCGCTTTGACCAGCGCCAGGACTTCTTCACCGCCGCGGCCGAAGATAAAGGGGTCTCCCCCCTTGAGCCTGACGACGTTCCCGTACCGCCGGGCCTTTTTTATGATGAGGTCGGTTATCTCATCCTGGCTTATGTACCTGGAGCCGCCCTTCTTGCCCACGTAGACGGTCTCGGCGTCTTTACGGGCGTGTTCGAGCAGGCGGGCGTTGGCCAGAAAGTCGTATATTACGCAGTCCGCTTCCCTTATGGCCTCCACGCCCTTGAGCGTTATGAGGCCGGGGTCTCCCGGGCCGGCTCCGACCAGATATACCTTCCCTGCAGGCATAGACACTTAATATAGCAGATGAAAGGGTAATTATCAATAATGGCGTGGTGCAATGGTATGGTTCGCCCCCCCCACTTCCCGTTGCAACGGGGGCGATAATATGATAAATTTTCGGAAACCAGTGGAAAAGGCGGCAAAAAAGAATTTTTTTACCGGAAGGTACGGCCCCGCCGCCGCCCTTCTACTTATAGCCGTAACGAGTCTGCTTATTTACTCCGACACGCTTTCCTACACGTTCCACTGGGACGACACCTCCAACATCATAAAGAACCCGCGCATCAGGGACTTCTTTGCCCTGTGGCCCCCTTCGGGGTCTAGAGACGTCGGCTTTCTCTCCTTCGCGCTTAACTACCACTTCGGCGGGCTCGACGTCTTCGGCTATCACATAGTAAACCTGGCGGTCCATACGATAAACGGTTTTCTGGTCTGGTGGCTGGTGGTCCTTGCTTTCGAAACCCCCGCTATGAGGGGGTTCGGGGGAGACCGGCGGGTAAAATATTTTTTCGCCTTAAGCGCCGCGCTTATCTTCATCTCCCACCCGGTCCAGACCCAGGCCGTGACATACATTGTCCAGAGGTTCGCGTCCCTTGCCGCGCTCTTCTACCTTTTGTCGGTGGCCCTTTACATGAAGGCGCGGACGTCGCTTGAGGGGGACGGCTTCCGCAGGGCCGTCCCTTTTTTCTTCTTCTCCCTTCTCTCCACGGTGTGCGCCATGAAGACGAAGGAGATAAGCTTTACCCTGCCGCTGGCGTTATGCATGGTCGAGCTCGTATTCTTCAGAGGCGGAGGCCTCAGGAGGTTAGCGTATTTTACCCCCTTTCTCCTGACCCTCGCCATCATACCTTTAAGCCTTGTGGGAACGGACAGGCCCCTGGGGGAGATAATAGGGGGGCTGGACGAGGCCTCCCAGGAGGACAGGGCGGTCTCCAGAGGAGGTTACCTGCTGACGCAGTTCAGGGTGATAATTACATATATAAGGCTGCTCTTCCTTCCGGTAAACCAGAACCTGGATTACGATTACCCCGCCTATAGCTCCTTTTTTGCTCCGGAGGTGTTCCTGTCGTTTATCTTTCTTTCCGCCCTTTTTGCTTCTGCCGTTTATCTCCTTATCCGGTCACGGAAGACGAATAACGGTTACGGTCTTCTGGCTTCCTTCGGCATGCTGTGGTTCTTCCTGGCACTGTCGGTCGAGTCCTCGATAATACCCATAAGGGACGTGATATTCGAGCACAGGCTGTACCTTCCGAGCGTGGGGGCGGCGGTCGCCTTCACCGCGGCCGTATTCGGCGCGTTCGACCGGATGAAGCTTGAGAACCTGCCGCTTGCCGCCCTGGTTATGCTGCTTCTAACGGCCGCGCCGCTCTCTTTCGCCGCCCACAAGAGGAACCTCGTCTGGGAGGACGGCATAACGCTCTGGAAGGACGTGACGAAGAAAAGCCCCAATAAGCCACGCGGACACTATAACCTGGGGCTCGCCTATGACGAAGTCGGCCTCATAGGCCGGGCCATGGAGGAGTATAAAACGGCCGTACGGCTCAAGCCCGGTTACGTCCAGGCGCATAACAACCTGGGGATAGCTTACGGAAAGAGGGGCATGGTGGACGGGGCCATAGAGCATTTTCGGCTCGCGCTCGAGTTACGGCCGGGCGACCTGGAGGCCCGCTACAACCTCGGCTTCGCCTACACAAAACAGGGCCGCCTTGGCGAGGCCGTAGAGGAGTACAAGGCGATCTTAAGGGTAAACCCCGGAGATGCCGAAACGCACAACGCGCTCGGGGCCGTCTACTTGAAGGTGGGTTTTACGGATAAGGCCATTGAGGAGTTCGTCCTGGCGCTCTACTTAAAGCCGGGCTACCGTGAGGCCGCCGCCAACATGCAGAAGGCACAGAGGTTAAGAAAGGGAGACAGGTAGCGGCGGGTTGTTCGCGGGCGGCGGATGGCGGAGGGGTCTGGGTGCCTCTAAAAATTAGATATTTTTTTCGAGATCGAGGCAGGGCGAAAATAAAAAGCGCAGCATATATGCTAATATGTGAGCACTTTTATTTTAGTCCTAACGAAGAGATCGGGAAAAAGAGCAATTTTTAGAGGTAGCCATCCGTTACTTCGACATCCTGAAGGTAAGTGTGTGGCCGCCCACCTCCACCACGTCCCCGTCCTTCAATACGTGTTCCTCGGCCTTTTCACCGTTTATTTTGAGCGGCGCGAGCGTTCCCTTCTTTATGATCTTGAAGATGTCCTTGCCCCTTACCACGACGGCGTGTTTTCTGGCCATCATCACGCCCTGGAGCTTTATGTCCGCATCGTCACCGCTGCCGATGGTGGTAACGCTTCCGAGCGGGAACTCGGTCCCGTCGTCGAGTACGAACGCGGTCGTATGCACGGCCCGCGGAATTTTTTCCTTTTCCTTTTCCTCTTCCTTTGCCGGTACCGGGGGGCTCTCGGGCGAAGGAGCGGGGGAGGGGGGGGAGGGGGGGGAGGGCGGGGCGTCCCCGGAGGGGCCGTGGAAGCGGAGGATGTGGGCCTTTATGGTTATCTCGTCCCCGTCGTGGAGCTCCTTGGTCTCTATCCGTATCCCCTTGAAGAAGGTCCCTATGGTGCTTTTCAGGTCCTCTATGAAGTAGCCGTCCTCGGTCTTCTTTACCACCGCGTGCTCGTGGGCCACCCCGGGCACCTTAATGGGTATGTCGTTGGTGTCGTCTCTTCCTACGGTGAGCGCGATCTCCAACGGGAACGTACCCTTTACCTTACCGTCTTCCACGAGTTCGATATAGGCCTCCGGGGCTTCTTCGGCCTCCGGTATTTCCTCCGGCGGCTCGGGAAGGCCTTTACCATGGAAAGTGGCAATGCCCTCTTTGGGCAACGGTGCCGAGTCCTCCGCCGGCGCCACGGTCGTCTTGTTGTACACCTCGACGGTAAGGTCGCGGCCCTTGCTGCTGGTGTAGGAGATAAGCCTCTCGAGCGACGGCTCGTCCTCGTCGTCCTTCCCCTTTTCCAGGAGGGACACAAAGGCGAGTTTGCCCTCCACGAACATGGCAAAGCCGCGCTCCGTACCCTTTTCGACAAGGGCCAGGATGACTTCTTTCTCCCCGGACTCTATTTGCTCCGTCATCTCCTCGAGGTCCACGAGGTCGGCGGTAAGGCTCTGCAGGGGCCGGTGGGTGCGTCTTACGAGCATGCCGAGCAGCACCTTCCTGTCGACCTCGAAGAACTCGATCGCCGCCGAGGAGCGGGCCTTGTACCACTCGAAGAAATCCTTTACAGGGGTGAGCTTCCCGCCCCTGGCGTCCTCGACCGAGGCCGAGTAGGGCTTACCGGTGACGATAAAGAGAAGGCGCGTCTCCTCGCCGCCGGTGGCAAGGGCGTAGCCGTCGGCCATCTCGCCGGACATGTTCCGGAAGAGCTCGTCCAGCCCGGAAAAGGGGAACTCTTTCTGCTCGAATAAAGATATGGGTTCCATCGCAACTTGCCTTATGCGGCCCCTCCCTCCCCGGGGGTGGTCGCGGTCCACGCTACTTTGGCGGCGCCACCCGGTAGAGTTCTTTCAATATGTCGTAGGCCCCGGCCTTGAGCAGCCTCTCCGCCAGTTCGGTGCCGAGCCCTTCGGCCTCGTCCCTCGGTCCCTTTATGGAGTCCCTTAGTACCGTCTTGCCGTCGGTCGAGGCCACAAGCCCCGTAAGGGTCAACTCTTCGCTCTCGACCGTACCGTAAGATGCGATAGGCACCTGGCAGCCGCCTTCGAGCCTCTTAAGGAAGGCCCTCTCGGCCTTGACGGCGGCCGAGGTCGCGGGGTGGTCGAAGAACGCGACGAGTTCGTTCGTTTCCGCGTCGTCCATCCTCGTTTCTATGCCGAGGGCGCCCTGGCCCACGGCCGGGAGCATCACTTCGGGCTCTATGTATTCGGTTATCTTCTCCGCCCAGCCGAGCCTCCTTATGCCGGCGCCCGCGAGGATGACGGCGTCGTACAGCCCCTCTTCGAGCTTCCTCAAGCGCGTATCGATGTTCCCCCGGAGTTGGGCTATCTCCAGATCGGGCCTTTTAGCGAGGAGCTGGGCCTGGCGCCGGAGGCTCGATGTCCCTATCTTCGCCCCCTCCGGAAGCTCGAAGAGTTTCTTGCCTTCGCGCACCACGGCGACGTCTCTCGGGTCCTCCCTCTCGGTTATGGCCGTGAGGCCGAGCCCTTCGGGAAAGAACGTGGGCACGTCCTTCATCGAGTGCACGGCGAGATGAACGCGACCGGAGAGGAGTGCCTCCTCTATCTCCTTTACGAAGAGGCCCTTGCCGCCGACCATTGCCAGCGGCACGTCGGTAATCTTGTCCCCGGTGGTTTTTATCCTATCGAGCTCGACCTCCAGGCCGTGCTTTTTTTCGAGTTCGGACTTGACCCAGTCGGCCTGCCAGAGCGCGAGCATCGAGCCGCGCGTGCCTATCCGTATCTTCTTCTTCAGTTTTTAATGCCTTCCGTTATTTTCCGCTTCCACTTTTCAGGTGTCATTTTAGCCATATACATTCCTCGGGATTTAATATCTCCTACAAAGACTTGTCCAGCGGCCTGGCTCCATGGCAGATAGCGACAACTTCTATTATCTTTCCCTTAATGCGATAGACTATCCTGTAATTCTCCTAAATTTTTTCCCGTAGCTTTTCATCCCCGTATTCCGGTACGACCCGCCCGGCCTCAGGGTATTCGGGAAGGGCTTTTACAATGGCATTTACCCTTCCGGCAAATAAAGCGGCATAGTGCCCGGAGTCCTTCGCTATGTAGTTACAGGTATCTTCGAAACCGGAGACCGCCTGCGGCGACCACCTTACCGTTCGAGCCATTTACCCATCCGCTTTTCAACCTCTTCGTGAGGAATGCCCTTGCCTTCGTCAAGCTCCTTCAGCCCCGCATCGACCTGCAACCTGAAGTACAGCTCCGCCATGATATCATCGACCGTAACGTCCTCGGGAAGAGCCCGAATCATTTTAACGACCTGTTCTTTAATCCCCTCCATTCCAATCACCTCCTGATAATCATTATGTCGACCGACTTACTTCTCCCCGCTTCCGGTTTTTTTAATCTCATCCTCAGCCTCCTCATCCCCGAGGTCGAAGAGTTTTCTGGCCACTTCTATGTAGCGGTCGCCCTCGACCTTGTTGGCCTCACGCTTCAAGTGCGTTACCGGGTTATGGAGGATCTTATTCACTATGGCGCGCGTCATGGCGTCGAGCGCCTCCCTGTCTTTCTCGGAGGCCCCTTCGAGCCGGGGAAGCGCCTTATCGAGCTCGCTCTTCCTTATCTCTTCGAAGCTTCGCCTGAGAGCGATTATCGTAGGCACCACGTCGAGCGATTTGACCCACCGGTAAAAACTCCCTATCTCTTCGGTGATTATGGTCTCGGCCTGCTCGGCCTCCCTGGCCCTCTCCTTCATGTTGGCCGCCACCACGCCCTGCAGGTCGTCTATGTCGTAGACGTAGGCGTTGTCGACGTTGTTGACGAGCGGATCGATGTTCCTCGGGACCGAGATGTCCATGAAGAACATGGGCCTCTGCCTTCTCTCCTCCAGCACGTCCCGGACGTCGTCGGGTCTTATGATGAACTTCGGGGCGGCGGTGGAGGCGATAACGATGTCCACGTCCTTCAGGTAGTGGGGGAACTCCCGGAACATTATGGCCGTGGCGTTGAACTCCCTGGCCATGTTGACGGCCCTCTCGTAGGTCCGGTTGGCTATCATGAGCTCCCTTACGCCGGAGTTGAGGAGGTGTTTGGCGGCGAGTTCGGCCATCTCTCCTGCGCCGACGAGCATGGCGCCCCTGCCCGTAAGGTCGCCGAATATCTTCTTGGCGAGCTCCACCGCGGCGAAGCTTATACTGACCGCGGACGAGCCTATCTTCGTCTCGGTCCTTATGCGCTTGGCCACGGAGAAGGCCTTGTGGAAGAGCTTGTTTATGACGGTGCCGGCCGCGTCGCTGTGGACGGCCAGGCTGTAGGCGTCCTTGACCTGCCCGAGTATCTGCGGCTCGCCCATGACCATGGAGTCCAGGCTCGCGGCGACCCGGAACATGTGCCGCACCGCATCTTCGCCCGAATGCGCGTACAGAGCCTCGTCGAGCTCCTCGAGCGGGATCGAGTGGTGCTCCGAGAGGAACCTCTTTATCTCCCAGACGCCCTTCTCGATGTCCCTGGCCACCCCTATGACCTCCACCCTGTTGCAGGTGGAAATAATAGCCGCCTCGTTCAGCCCGTACGGGCCCACGAGCGCCTTAAGCGGCCCGCCTATGGAGTCCTCGGGAAAGGAAATTTTTTCCCGTATCTCGATGGACGCCGTCTTGTGGTTGAGTCCTACTATGACAATGTTCATTATCTTATGTCCTGTTTTATGTCCCGGCCTTTACCGGTTTGAAATGCCGTGGCCTTCACCCAGCAGCACGTATATAATGAGCGACGAGCCCAGGAGCACCCCGAAGGCCACTACCGAGAACTTCGCCGACTTCCTGCCGCGCCAG includes these proteins:
- the hemC gene encoding hydroxymethylbilane synthase; protein product: MKKKIRIGTRGSMLALWQADWVKSELEKKHGLEVELDRIKTTGDKITDVPLAMVGGKGLFVKEIEEALLSGRVHLAVHSMKDVPTFFPEGLGLTAITEREDPRDVAVVREGKKLFELPEGAKIGTSSLRRQAQLLAKRPDLEIAQLRGNIDTRLRKLEEGLYDAVILAGAGIRRLGWAEKITEYIEPEVMLPAVGQGALGIETRMDDAETNELVAFFDHPATSAAVKAERAFLKRLEGGCQVPIASYGTVESEELTLTGLVASTDGKTVLRDSIKGPRDEAEGLGTELAERLLKAGAYDILKELYRVAPPK
- the hemA gene encoding glutamyl-tRNA reductase — translated: MNIVIVGLNHKTASIEIREKISFPEDSIGGPLKALVGPYGLNEAAIISTCNRVEVIGVARDIEKGVWEIKRFLSEHHSIPLEELDEALYAHSGEDAVRHMFRVAASLDSMVMGEPQILGQVKDAYSLAVHSDAAGTVINKLFHKAFSVAKRIRTETKIGSSAVSISFAAVELAKKIFGDLTGRGAMLVGAGEMAELAAKHLLNSGVRELMIANRTYERAVNMAREFNATAIMFREFPHYLKDVDIVIASTAAPKFIIRPDDVRDVLEERRQRPMFFMDISVPRNIDPLVNNVDNAYVYDIDDLQGVVAANMKERAREAEQAETIITEEIGSFYRWVKSLDVVPTIIALRRSFEEIRKSELDKALPRLEGASEKDREALDAMTRAIVNKILHNPVTHLKREANKVEGDRYIEVARKLFDLGDEEAEDEIKKTGSGEK